TTCATCAATTGCAAGTAATTCAGCATGGGCTAACGATCTTTGTTCTCTTTCACGTAAATTAAAAGCGGAAGCAATAATTTCATTATCTTTTACAATTACAGCACCAATAGGAACCTCATTTATTAGTTCAGCTTTCTTTGCTTCATTAAGAGCAAGGCGCATGTAATATTCGTCTGTATTCATTTTTTATCTCCTTGTTATATAGTGGGCAAAGGCTACGGACCTTCCTGAAAAGTGGTACATTTATTCACTCGAATGCACCTTTTGCCTTCGGGCGTTATCTATGGAACGAATTGAATTGAGAGGATTGGCACTGTACTTAATATCTAGGGACTGACTCATAGAAAAAAATCCAAATAACTAACACAAATCATTTTACAAGTGATGTAGATTAGTCATCTTACAATTAGTACTTTAAGAGAACTCCCGCTATAATTAGGGCTTTTTTCTCAATAATTGTTGCTTTACGTTCTAAAATATAATCACGTATACATTTAGCGTTCGTAGCCTCTTTTCTACTTTTACATTTATTGAGCTCCTTTAAAACACTTCTTACTGTCGATTTTAGTAAAACAACATAGTTTACGAAAAGAGCCTTAATTAACTATTATAAATATATGATACATTATACAGTAGTCTCTTTCGTTCCTTTCATATATAATTTACCAATGATAATATCCAATAGCTAATGTATTAATTTTTATTTCCCAACAATTTCTTTCAGATTGTCACACCGTGAAATGATTCACTGTGATAAAATACAATTTGTCAGTTTTTTTGATCGTACGTTTGGTTGTTATACAAAATGCATATGCATTTATTCTTCTCCCTATAGATAGAAGCTTAATATTTCAAACCTCGTACATGAATATAACTCGAATTCAAAGCAGGATTTTCTTTACCTTTTAAGAGGGGGACAACATAATGAAACAAACACCTTTTATAACAGTAGAGGGCCCAATCGGTGTCGGAAAAACTTCACTCGCAAAAGCAATTGAAAATCATTTTAATATCCATTTATTAAAAGAAATCGTTGATGAGAATCCTTTTTTAGGAAAATTTTATGAAGATATTGACGAGTGGAGTTTTCAGTTGGAAATGTTCTTTCTTTGTAATCGGTACAAACAACTCGAAGACATTGAACAAAAATATATAAGACAAAATAAAGCAGTAGTATCTGATTATCATATTTTTAAGAACTTAATCTTTGCTGAACGCACGCTAAAAGATCACCAACTTACTAAATATATACAAGTATACAATATCTTAACTGCGGATTTACCTACTCCAAATGTAGTTATTTACCTACATGCAAGTTTAGATACATTACTTAATAGAATTAACATGCGTGGTAGAGACATTGAAAAAAATATTGAGCCTAGCTATTTAGAACAATTATGTAGTGATTACGAACAAGCTATGGAACAATTTGAACGTGAGAATCCTACAATCCCAGTTCTCCGCTTTAATGGTGATCAACTCGACTTTGTCCAAAATCAAAATGATTTAGAAATGATTCTAAACATACTACAACAGACTTTACTAAAAGGAGCAGAATTCAATGAATTTGCGAGAAAAATATGAAATACCAAATGATGCTGTTATTACAATAGCTGGTACAGTGGGTGTAGGTAAATCAACGATGACAAATTCGTTAGCTAATGCTTTACAATTCCGTACATCCTTTGAAAAGGTGGATTCAAACCCTTATTTAGATAAATTTTATAGTGATTTTAATAAGTGGAGCTTTCACTTGCAGATTTATTTTTTAGCAGAACGTTTTAAAGAACAGAAGAAAATATTTGAATACGGTGGAGGATTTATACAAGACCGTTCTATTTATGAAGATACAGGTATTTTTGCAAATATGCATTACGAAAAAGGAACAATGTCTGCTGTAGACTACGAAACATATACAAACCTATTTGAAGCAATGGTGATGACACCTTATTTCCCGCATCCTGACTTGTTAATCTACCTTGAAGGAAGCTTAGATGATATTATTTCTCGGATACAAGAGCGTGGTCGACCAATGGAACAACAAACGCCTATTGAGTATTGGAAAGAAATGCACGAACGATATGAAAACTGGATAAACAATTTTAATGCGTGTCCAGTTTTACGCATTAACATCAATGATTATGATATCATTTCAAACAAGCAGTCAATTGAGCCTGTTATTGAACGAATATCAACGTTTATAAAACATTCAAGAGTGTTAACTAAATAGCATATAAAAAACGAGCAATAAAACCATTGCTCGTTTTTTATATGCTATATGCAATTATCGTATGAATTATGTGGGGCGTAACCGTAATGACGATCACAATTCAAAAATTATACTAAAAAATTCGTTACGCGTGTAACGAATTCAACAGATCTCCAATTATATTATGCGCTTGATAATTGTAATCAAAATTATGGCGGAGGAAGAGGGATTCGAACCCCCGCGGGCTTTGACACCCCTGTCGGTTTTCAAGACCGATCCCTTCAGCCGGACTTGGGTATTCCTCCGTATCGACAAGAATTAATATACCATATGATAGACTAGCCTGTCAACATAAATTAACAACTTTTTTGAGGAGAGTTTTCACTCCCCTCCATTTATTCTACTTACCATAGTTTTAGTAATAAACAATTTGCTACCTTATAATAAATGTAGCGTTTCTTCTCTACAATAAAATTACTTTTCCCATTGTTATTACTAGCCAATTACATCTTTATTTCTCATATATGGACGTAATACCTCTGGGATAATGACTGTTCCATCTTGTTGTTGATAATTCTCTAGTATCGCAGAAACTGTACGTCCAATTGCTAATCCAGACCCATTTAACGTATGAACATGCTCTGGTTTTCCTTTTTTATCACGACGGAATCTAATGTTTGCACGACGTGCTTGAAATGCCTCGAAATTACTACAAGATGAAATTTCACGGAACGTTCCATAGCTCGGCAACCATACTTCAATATCATACTTTTTCGCAGCTGTAAAGCCAAGGTCTGCTGTACACATACTCATCACACGGTATGGTAATCCAAGTAATTGTAGCACTTTTTCAGCATGACTAGTTATTTTTTCTAATTCCTCATATGAATGCTCTGGTTTAACAAATTTCACAAGCTCTACCTTGTTGAATTGATGCTGTCGAATAAGTCCTCTTGTATCTCTACCAGCTGAGCCAGCCTCAGAACGGAAGCATGAACTATACGCTGCATAATTAATAGGGAGTTGTTCACCAGACAATATTTCATCTCTATATAAATTAGTAACGGGTACTTCGGCAGTAGGAATTAAGAAATAGTCTTCACTATCAATTAAAAAAGCATCCTCTTCAAATTTAGGAAGCTGACCTGTTCCTGTCATACTAGCGCGATTCACTAAATATGGCGTCAATAACTCCTCATATCCATGCTCTTCAACATGTAGGTCTAACATAAAATTCATTAAAGCTCTCTCTAGCCTTGCCCCTAAACCTTTATAAAATACAAACCGGCTACCAGTTACTTTACTAGCACGTTCAAAGTCTAAAATATTTAGATCGTCAGCTATCTCCCAATGGGGTTTTGGCTCATAAGTAAATTGAGGAACTTGCCCCCATTGACGTACCTCTACATTATCATCCTCAGTTTCACCAACAGGGACACTCTCATGTGGTATATTGGGTATTGATAATAATAATTGTTGTAAAGTCTCCTCAACCTTACGGAGTTCAACATCAAGCTCTTTTATATGCTCTCCGACTTGTCTCATTTCAGTTATTAGATGATCTGCATCTTTTTTCTCACGCTTAAGCATTGCGACTTGTTGAGAAGCTTCATTTCTTTTACTTTTTAATTCCTCAGTTTTTACGATTAATTCACGACGCTTTTGATCAAGCTCCTCAAAGCGTCCTAAATCGGTTAAATCTTCTCCTCGAAATGTTAGTTTTTCTTTAACTTCTTCAAAATTACCTCTTAATACTTTTAAATCTAACATTGTTACCCCTCCTTTAAAATAAAAGCTGTTTTCGTATCAAGATCCCTTGTTTTTTACTTACTAAAAATAAATTCAACAGGCAACTAGTGTTGGTAGTATCTGTTTTTCTTTAAAGCAATGATAATTGTCAAAGAAAAACTAGCTGTTTTCATTCAGTAACAATAGCGACAAAGCTTACAAAAAGGGCCTAAACAAACAAAAAACTCCCATCCCTATAAGAAGGGACGAGAGTTAACCCGCGTTGCCACCCTAGTTAAAGACAATGACAACATTATCTTTCACTTCAAATAAATAACGGTACTTTACCGAAAATACTTACTACCCTTAAAATAGGTTTGTTCAGTATTTTTGCTCGAGGATGGATTCACAAGTCTTCCCCATCGGTTCGCACCAACCACCGACTCTCTTTCAGAAAAAGATTCTTGTTACTATTTCCTGTCGTTGCTTCTTCATTTTTAGATTGGTATACATAATTTACTATAAGTATTTTGAACTTGCAACTGTTTTATACATAATTTTTTTCTTTCGTTTCTTCAACCATACTAACAAAATAACTCATTAACCGATAATCCTCTGTTAATTCGGGGTGAAAGGAACATCCTAGAAACTGGTCCTGCCTAGCTGCTACAATTCTGTTATTATGCTTTGCTAATACCTCAACATCCTCTCCTACTGAGACGATATGAGGAGCGCGGATAAATACAGCAATAAAATCATCCGCTACGTGAGATATTGAAAGCTTTGCTTCAAAGCTTTCTCTTTGGCGACCAAACGAGTTTCTTTCTACAGTTATATCCATAACCCCAACGTGTGCTTCCTTGTAGCCAACAATATCATTAGCTAGCAAAATCAAACCGGCACATGTCCCAAACATAGGTTTACCTGCTGAAGCGAATTCTCTTAGTGGTTCCATAAAACTATATTTATCAATTAAACGACGCATCGTTGTACTTTCGCCCCCAGGCAAAACTAACCCCTCAACTTCATTTAATTGCTCAACCCTTTTTATCACAACGGCTTCCGCACCTGCAGCTTCTATAGCCCAAACATGCTCACGCACTGCTCCTTGAAGGCCTAAAACACCTATTTTCACCATATCTACTACTCCTTAATTACCATCCACGTTCTTGCATACGATGCTCTGGTAAGATTGATGAAATTTCAATACCTTTCATCGCTGTACCTAAACCTTTAGAAAGACTAGCAATTAACTCATAGTCTTGGAAATGTGTTGTTGCTTCTACAATTGCACGTGCAAACTTAGCGGGATTTTCTGATTTAAATATACCCGAACCAACAAATACTCCATCAGAACCTAATTGCATCATTAACGCTGCATCCGCAGGTGTTGCAATTCCACCAGCAGCAAAATTAACGACCGGTAATCTACCTTCATTTTTTATTTGTAAAAGAAGCTCAAAAGGTGCTCCTAAATTTTTTGCTTCTGTCATTAATTCATCTTCACTCATACTAGAAACTTTTCTAATTTGAGCATTTACTTTACGCATATGACGTACAGCTTCAACGATGTTGCCTGTACCAGGTTCTCCTTTTGTACGAAGCATAGATGCACCTTCGGCAATACGTCGAGTCGCTTCTCCTAAATCACGGCATCCACATACAAAAGGCACAGTATATTCTCTTTTATTTAAATGATACTCTTCATCTGCAGGTGTAAGAACTTCACTTTCATCAATATAGTCTACACCTAGAGATTCAAGTACACGTGCTTCAACAATATGGCCGATACGCGCCTTCGCCATAACTGGAATCGAAACAGCATTCATTACCTCTTCTACAATTGTTGGGTCTGCCATTCTTGCAACTCCACCAGCAGCTCTTATATCAGCAGGAACTCTCTCCAAAGCCATAACTGCCACAGCTCCAGCTTCTTCAGCTATCTTCGCTTGTTCAGCGTTTACCACGTCCATGATAACGCCACCTTTTTGCATCTCTGCCATACCACGTTTTACGCGATCAGTACCTGTATTAACCATTAATGTTGTCCTCCTTGAACCATTATTAATCCATTGTGTATTATTTTACATTAAAAAACTAGAAAATCCTAATAGTAAATTTTCATTTTTATCAAGAAAAGCGTAAATACCTTATTCATCCACAGCGTGCATTGGAATGATTTCATTTGAATGTGCTTTTAACTTCGGTCGTTAGCTGACGTTCAAAAGCTATTTTCAAATTCAATATACTACACCCTTCATCCTTTTAAAGAAGGCTCCCATCAAGGGAGCCAATCATCTTTTTATACAAGTTATGAATGTGGTTAAAACCAACCTTTTACTGTTTCAGATACACTTGTCCATACATCTGAGAAAAATCCACCAATTCCTCTAGTCATTAAAACAAACCAGTTTGCTTTTTCTACAGCTGTTTTCGTGATGATATCTGTTTGCATCGTTTTTTCACCTTCTGAGGTTAAAAAACCATAACCATTGTCACCTTCGTATGAAACAGTCATCGTCCCTACTACATCATCTTTTTTAATAGGAGCAGTTAACGCACCGTCTTCTGTTAATACTTCTTCACTAATATTAAATACAGGCTCGAATTGTTCAGCTTCGCCATTTTTAATTACTGTCTTGATTGGATTTGCTGTAAATACCTCAATCTCTTTTTCTTTACCTTTCACAACAGGAAAAGTAGATTCTTTTTTAATTTGATAACCTTCAGGGTAAAGTTCTTGTATTTTAAAATTAGCAAACGCATAATCTAACAGCTTTTCAGTTTCAATAAATCGAGCTTCTGGAATAGATTTCCCGTTTGATTTTGCGTTCATTACAACGGTAATATAACGCATGCCATCTCTTTCTGCAGTACTTGTGAAACAATAGCCGGCTAAATCAGTAAATCCTGTTTTTATTCCGTCTACTCCTTCGTATTCATAGAGTAATCCTGGAAGCATCCAATTCCAGTTAGCCATCTGAATAGGATAATCGCCTTCTTCTCTAAACACTTTTTTAGAAATACTTGCAGTATTAATAATCTCCGGGAAATCATTAAATAACTTGTAAGCTAGTGTAGCTGTTGTTCTAGCAGACATTAAATTTTCGTCGCTTTTACTTGTACCTTCAGGGTGCATATCATAAAGACTATTATTATTAAGTCCCGTAGAATTTACAAACTTGTAATCCTTCAAGCCAAGCTCTTTCGCCTTAGCATTCATCATCTTGACAAATTCTGTTTCTGAACCTGCAATCACTTCAGCTAAAGCAATGGTCGCGCCATTAGCAGAATAAATGGCCATCGCTTCGTAAAGTTCTTTTACTGTATATTTTCCATCTTGTACAAGAGGAACATTCGACAAACCTGTATCTTGTGATATTTTATAGACATAATCTGATACGGGATATTCTTGATCCCATGTCACCTTTTTTTGATCAATAGCTTCTAGTAGCAAGTATTCAGTCATCATTTTAGTCATACTTGCAATACCTAATATTGTATCTATATTTTTTTGATATAAAATCTTACCTGTTGACGCTTCTACAACTATCGCTGCATCAGCTTCGATATTTAGTGGATCTTCTTGAGCATACGCACGTTGAGATGTATTCGTAAAAGTCATTAATATTATCATTGATAAAAGACTTATAATTAAGCCTTTTTGATATCTGTTTTTCACTAAAAAACCCTCCATCATTAACATTACATAGACGTTATTGTATCATATTCTACTAAAAAAAAATAGATAGTGTTATACACACTATCTCCTGACAATCTTAAAACATAATTATTAAAAGCCTGATTCACTTCTCATCGCATCAATTTTTATTTTTTATGCTAAATCGGTCAGCAAATGAACATGCTTATAACCGATTCTATCGTCAATTCCTTATGTCTTAGAATGTCATGCAAGCGCCGTTTTATATAGTTTTTTTGTCCTTGGTTGACGATCATTTATCACTTATTTAGGCTCTTTTCGTAAACTTTGTTGCTATTGTTAGCCAATTAGAACCAATAAGGTGGTTTAACATGATTAGTCGTTGTTGTACAGAAGAAAAGATGCCACGAATTCTAGTTGTGTAGTGTTTCGTTTTTAGTACGAAAAGTAACAAGCCTTTATTTATCAACTGCTAACCTTGTTAACTCGTTGAATAGTTAGGGGACTCTTTTGTAATTTGTACATCATGCGGATGGCTTTCTCTTAAACCTGCTCCAGTCATCCGAATAAATTGAGATTTTTCTCGAAGTGCTTTTAAATTTTGTGCACCACAATACCCCATACCTGATCGTATACCACCGATAAGCTGATATACTGTATCTGCTAAAGGACCTTTGTATGGTAAACGACCTTCTATACCCTCGGGAACAAACTTCTTATTATCTTCTTGGAAATAACGATCTTTACTACCTTTTTCCATCGCTCCAACAGACCCCATACCACGATAAACTTTAAATCGACGGCCTTGGAATATCTCTGTCTCCCCTGGACTTTCAGTTACACCTGCAAGTAGACTACCTAACATAACCACATGTCCACCAGAAGCCAAAGCTTTAACAATATCTCCTGAATATTTTATTCCACCATCTGCAATAATCGCAACATCGTGTTTTCTAGCTTCAGTGGCACAATCATAAATTGCAGTAATTTGTGGTACACCAACTCCAGCTACTACACGAGTTGTACAAATAGAACCTGGTCCTATTCCTACTTTAACTACATTTGCACCTGCTTCAATTAGGTCCTTTGTCGCTTCAGCTGTGGCAACATTTCCAGCAATGATATCTAATTCTGGATAAGTTTGACGAATCTTCTTAACTGTATCTAACACCCCGATTGAATGACCGTGAGCAGTATCAACAACAATGACATCAACACTTGCCTTCACTAATGCTTCCACACGAAGCATTGTATCAGCTGTAACCCCGACAGCAGCCCCTACCAATAAACGCCCTTGTTTATCTTTTGCTGAATTAGGAAACTCAATGACCTTTTCAATATCTTTTATCGTAATTAAACCTTTTAGTACTCCTTGATTATCTACAAGAGGTAATTTTTCAATTTTGTGATGCTGTAGTATATTCTCAGCTTCTTCTAATGTCGTCCCAACTGGAGCAGTTACCAGTTCTTCCTTTGTCATAACATCAGAAATTAACATAGAATAGTCTTGGATAAAACGTAAATCACGGTTTGTAATTATACCTACAAGTTTCTGCTCCTCGTTATTATTGACGATCGGAACACCTGAAATACGGTATTTCCCCATTAAATGTTCTGCATCATACACTTGATGTTCAGGAGTTAAAAAAAACGGGTCTGAAATGACACCACTTTCAGATCGTTTTACCTTATCAACTTGCTCAGCTTGTTGTTCAATTGACATATTCTTATGAATAATACCCATTCCACCTTGGCGCGCCATAGCAATTGCCATTTCGGCTTCTGTAACAGTATCCATTCCAGCACTAATCACTGGCACGTTCAACGTTATTTTTTTTGTAAGCTGAACTTGTAAGTTTACTTCTCTAGGTAACACTTCTGATCTAGCTGGAACTAATAATACATCATCAAACGTTAAACCTTCTTTAACAAATTTTGATTCCCACAACATCAAGTCCCCCTTTTAATAGAAAAAAATATTATTAGTAGAGTATCAACTGGATAAACTACTGTCAAGGAAGTAAAAATAAGTTAGAATTTTCAAATATATATTTATGTAATGGAGGAAGTAATTTGATAAGTAGTAAAAGCATATGGCAATCATTCTCTTCATTTTTTTCTGCAGTAACAGTCAGAGACTTTTTAAATCAAAGTTATACAAAATTAGAGGTAATTGAACATGAAAAAAAGAGCTACGAGAATTGTTACCCATTCATCTACTATATAGAACATGG
The genomic region above belongs to Bacillus sp. SM2101 and contains:
- a CDS encoding deoxynucleoside kinase is translated as MKQTPFITVEGPIGVGKTSLAKAIENHFNIHLLKEIVDENPFLGKFYEDIDEWSFQLEMFFLCNRYKQLEDIEQKYIRQNKAVVSDYHIFKNLIFAERTLKDHQLTKYIQVYNILTADLPTPNVVIYLHASLDTLLNRINMRGRDIEKNIEPSYLEQLCSDYEQAMEQFERENPTIPVLRFNGDQLDFVQNQNDLEMILNILQQTLLKGAEFNEFARKI
- a CDS encoding deoxynucleoside kinase gives rise to the protein MNLREKYEIPNDAVITIAGTVGVGKSTMTNSLANALQFRTSFEKVDSNPYLDKFYSDFNKWSFHLQIYFLAERFKEQKKIFEYGGGFIQDRSIYEDTGIFANMHYEKGTMSAVDYETYTNLFEAMVMTPYFPHPDLLIYLEGSLDDIISRIQERGRPMEQQTPIEYWKEMHERYENWINNFNACPVLRININDYDIISNKQSIEPVIERISTFIKHSRVLTK
- the serS gene encoding serine--tRNA ligase; amino-acid sequence: MLDLKVLRGNFEEVKEKLTFRGEDLTDLGRFEELDQKRRELIVKTEELKSKRNEASQQVAMLKREKKDADHLITEMRQVGEHIKELDVELRKVEETLQQLLLSIPNIPHESVPVGETEDDNVEVRQWGQVPQFTYEPKPHWEIADDLNILDFERASKVTGSRFVFYKGLGARLERALMNFMLDLHVEEHGYEELLTPYLVNRASMTGTGQLPKFEEDAFLIDSEDYFLIPTAEVPVTNLYRDEILSGEQLPINYAAYSSCFRSEAGSAGRDTRGLIRQHQFNKVELVKFVKPEHSYEELEKITSHAEKVLQLLGLPYRVMSMCTADLGFTAAKKYDIEVWLPSYGTFREISSCSNFEAFQARRANIRFRRDKKGKPEHVHTLNGSGLAIGRTVSAILENYQQQDGTVIIPEVLRPYMRNKDVIG
- the pdxT gene encoding pyridoxal 5'-phosphate synthase glutaminase subunit PdxT encodes the protein MVKIGVLGLQGAVREHVWAIEAAGAEAVVIKRVEQLNEVEGLVLPGGESTTMRRLIDKYSFMEPLREFASAGKPMFGTCAGLILLANDIVGYKEAHVGVMDITVERNSFGRQRESFEAKLSISHVADDFIAVFIRAPHIVSVGEDVEVLAKHNNRIVAARQDQFLGCSFHPELTEDYRLMSYFVSMVEETKEKNYV
- the pdxS gene encoding pyridoxal 5'-phosphate synthase lyase subunit PdxS, whose amino-acid sequence is MVNTGTDRVKRGMAEMQKGGVIMDVVNAEQAKIAEEAGAVAVMALERVPADIRAAGGVARMADPTIVEEVMNAVSIPVMAKARIGHIVEARVLESLGVDYIDESEVLTPADEEYHLNKREYTVPFVCGCRDLGEATRRIAEGASMLRTKGEPGTGNIVEAVRHMRKVNAQIRKVSSMSEDELMTEAKNLGAPFELLLQIKNEGRLPVVNFAAGGIATPADAALMMQLGSDGVFVGSGIFKSENPAKFARAIVEATTHFQDYELIASLSKGLGTAMKGIEISSILPEHRMQERGW
- a CDS encoding serine hydrolase; the encoded protein is MEGFLVKNRYQKGLIISLLSMIILMTFTNTSQRAYAQEDPLNIEADAAIVVEASTGKILYQKNIDTILGIASMTKMMTEYLLLEAIDQKKVTWDQEYPVSDYVYKISQDTGLSNVPLVQDGKYTVKELYEAMAIYSANGATIALAEVIAGSETEFVKMMNAKAKELGLKDYKFVNSTGLNNNSLYDMHPEGTSKSDENLMSARTTATLAYKLFNDFPEIINTASISKKVFREEGDYPIQMANWNWMLPGLLYEYEGVDGIKTGFTDLAGYCFTSTAERDGMRYITVVMNAKSNGKSIPEARFIETEKLLDYAFANFKIQELYPEGYQIKKESTFPVVKGKEKEIEVFTANPIKTVIKNGEAEQFEPVFNISEEVLTEDGALTAPIKKDDVVGTMTVSYEGDNGYGFLTSEGEKTMQTDIITKTAVEKANWFVLMTRGIGGFFSDVWTSVSETVKGWF
- the guaB gene encoding IMP dehydrogenase, with the protein product MWESKFVKEGLTFDDVLLVPARSEVLPREVNLQVQLTKKITLNVPVISAGMDTVTEAEMAIAMARQGGMGIIHKNMSIEQQAEQVDKVKRSESGVISDPFFLTPEHQVYDAEHLMGKYRISGVPIVNNNEEQKLVGIITNRDLRFIQDYSMLISDVMTKEELVTAPVGTTLEEAENILQHHKIEKLPLVDNQGVLKGLITIKDIEKVIEFPNSAKDKQGRLLVGAAVGVTADTMLRVEALVKASVDVIVVDTAHGHSIGVLDTVKKIRQTYPELDIIAGNVATAEATKDLIEAGANVVKVGIGPGSICTTRVVAGVGVPQITAIYDCATEARKHDVAIIADGGIKYSGDIVKALASGGHVVMLGSLLAGVTESPGETEIFQGRRFKVYRGMGSVGAMEKGSKDRYFQEDNKKFVPEGIEGRLPYKGPLADTVYQLIGGIRSGMGYCGAQNLKALREKSQFIRMTGAGLRESHPHDVQITKESPNYSTS